One Chordicoccus furentiruminis DNA window includes the following coding sequences:
- the nadD gene encoding nicotinate-nucleotide adenylyltransferase, translated as MKIGIMGGTFDPIHIGHLILGEQAYEQFGLDHIVYLPSGNPPHKRNRTGGATNAQRLQMVRLACAGNPHFSVSDREMRESGFSYTYRTLEEMRAEDPSVRLYFILGADSLFDFERWRNPDRICAACTLVAATRNHTDDDALEAAMEHIRERFHAEVERLDTETIDISSRMVRHRCAEDRSIRYYVPDTVRDYIVSHDVYGHLKGQA; from the coding sequence ATGAAAATCGGGATTATGGGAGGCACGTTTGACCCGATTCATATCGGGCATCTGATTCTCGGCGAGCAGGCGTACGAGCAGTTCGGTCTCGACCACATCGTCTACCTTCCCTCCGGCAATCCGCCTCACAAGAGAAACCGGACCGGAGGAGCAACCAACGCCCAGCGGCTCCAGATGGTGAGACTGGCCTGTGCCGGCAACCCTCACTTTTCCGTCAGCGACCGCGAGATGCGGGAGAGCGGATTCAGCTACACCTACCGCACGCTGGAGGAGATGCGTGCGGAGGATCCGTCGGTCCGGCTTTACTTTATTCTCGGCGCGGATTCTCTGTTTGACTTTGAACGGTGGCGGAATCCGGACCGGATCTGCGCGGCCTGTACGCTGGTGGCCGCAACGAGAAACCACACGGATGACGACGCGCTGGAGGCCGCGATGGAGCATATCCGGGAACGTTTTCACGCGGAGGTGGAAAGACTGGATACGGAGACGATCGATATATCCTCCCGGATGGTCCGGCACCGCTGCGCGGAAGACCGGTCGATCCGCTACTATGTGCCGGATACGGTGAGAGACTATATCGTATCCCACGACGTGTACGGACATCTGAAAGGACAGGCATGA
- the yhbY gene encoding ribosome assembly RNA-binding protein YhbY, whose protein sequence is MTSKQRAYLKGLAMNLTPVQYVGKSSLTDENLRNVEEALAARELIKLGIQKNCDDDPYLIADAVAERTGASVVQVIGRKIVLYREGKDDKKRIQL, encoded by the coding sequence CTGACAAGTAAGCAGCGCGCGTATCTGAAAGGGCTGGCGATGAATCTTACCCCGGTGCAGTATGTGGGCAAATCCTCTCTGACGGATGAAAATCTGAGAAACGTGGAGGAAGCGCTTGCCGCACGGGAACTGATCAAGCTCGGGATACAGAAGAACTGCGACGACGATCCGTACCTGATCGCGGATGCTGTTGCGGAGCGTACCGGCGCCTCTGTCGTTCAGGTTATCGGGAGGAAAATTGTTCTGTACCGGGAGGGAAAGGACGACAAAAAGCGGATTCAGCTGTAA